From Bacillus solimangrovi, the proteins below share one genomic window:
- a CDS encoding class I SAM-dependent methyltransferase, giving the protein MNNRWNRTIYKFAAPIYDKLFNSGQFLRARKEIFQDTKFTKNQNILFVGVGTGADLELVNHNELHITAIDYSDDMLNKARNKFKGSSIQFAKMDAQHMSFSDNHFDLIVGSLILSVVPDPHKCLKEMLRVLKPAGEIIVFDKFTPKDKELSPMKKAIRPVIKLLGTDIGVNFEKLCENYKDQLFVTEDAPVMFNGMYRKIIVKKIEASF; this is encoded by the coding sequence ATGAACAATCGGTGGAATCGGACAATTTATAAATTTGCGGCTCCTATATATGATAAGTTATTTAACAGTGGGCAATTTCTTAGAGCAAGAAAAGAAATATTTCAAGATACAAAGTTTACTAAAAATCAAAATATACTTTTCGTTGGAGTTGGAACTGGAGCAGATTTGGAATTAGTCAATCATAATGAATTACATATTACAGCAATCGACTATTCTGATGATATGCTTAATAAGGCTAGAAATAAATTTAAAGGCTCTTCCATACAATTTGCCAAAATGGATGCCCAACATATGAGCTTCAGTGATAATCATTTTGATTTAATTGTGGGCAGTCTTATTTTATCGGTTGTTCCTGATCCACATAAGTGCCTCAAAGAAATGTTAAGAGTCTTGAAGCCAGCAGGAGAAATTATCGTTTTCGACAAATTTACTCCAAAAGACAAAGAGCTTTCTCCTATGAAAAAAGCAATTAGACCGGTCATTAAATTATTAGGCACTGACATCGGAGTAAACTTTGAAAAACTATGCGAAAACTACAAAGACCAATTATTCGTAACAGAAGATGCTCCCGTAATGTTTAATGGCATGTATAGAAAAATCATTGTCAAGAAAATTGAAGCGAGCTTCTAA
- a CDS encoding HAD family hydrolase yields MSTYHNILFDLDGTISDPKEGIINSLQHALQKMGIEEVTEAKLLSFIGPPLQVSFKEIFSFTDAQVEQAIGYYREYFKERGLYENLLYDEMKELLSRLKNEGKRLFVATSKPTVFAVEIINMFELEGLFDGIVGSELDGRRINKAEVIEHVLVSNKLEKENCIMIGDRKHDIIGSNKQQIHSIAVTYGYGNKEELIEHNPTFIVNNVLELEEVILGTKMKLSYEV; encoded by the coding sequence ATGAGTACTTATCATAATATTTTATTTGATTTAGATGGAACGATCAGTGATCCGAAAGAAGGAATTATTAACTCACTTCAACATGCGCTTCAGAAAATGGGCATTGAAGAGGTAACTGAAGCGAAATTACTATCTTTTATTGGTCCACCGCTACAAGTTAGTTTTAAAGAAATTTTTTCTTTTACAGATGCCCAGGTTGAACAAGCAATTGGTTACTACAGAGAATATTTTAAAGAGCGTGGGCTCTATGAAAATCTTTTATATGATGAGATGAAAGAGCTATTAAGTAGGTTGAAAAACGAAGGAAAGCGTTTGTTTGTTGCGACATCAAAACCGACTGTATTTGCCGTTGAAATTATAAACATGTTTGAGCTAGAAGGTTTGTTTGATGGGATTGTAGGCAGTGAGTTGGATGGAAGACGAATAAATAAAGCAGAAGTGATTGAACATGTATTGGTTTCCAATAAATTAGAAAAAGAGAATTGCATCATGATAGGGGATCGAAAGCATGATATTATTGGCTCTAATAAACAACAGATACATTCAATTGCTGTGACGTACGGATATGGAAACAAAGAAGAGCTAATCGAACATAATCCAACCTTCATCGTTAATAATGTGCTTGAACTTGAAGAGGTCATACTAGGAACTAAGATGAAGCTTTCTTACGAGGTTTAG